In Canis lupus dingo isolate Sandy chromosome 25, ASM325472v2, whole genome shotgun sequence, one genomic interval encodes:
- the LOC112669493 gene encoding translation initiation factor IF-2-like codes for MLPPGTRSRGAAATPTPGSQRGRGTAGERACVRAPAYAATAGRGARGHGGPAPGLGPALPGGTGSIPDSRTAREPGRSPDPAARSAAPLRAPAGARGGTALPGTEPSARPRSRRPVPKPTSSRRRPRLPWAPLAFSFTCAGPATGEQTDPGRERPPWVPERGVPGGRSGDGLRRPRAQQCRPWESLQQAVSVTKAKPTCGGSVACQESAGQLQSSGNSSRPGGNLLS; via the exons atGCTTCCTCCCGGAACCCGGTCGCGAGGAGCCGCGGCCACGCCCACACCAGGAAGCCAGCGGGGGCGTGGGACGGCCGGCgagcgtgcgtgcgtgcgtgcccCTGCGTACGCCGCgacggcggggcggggcgcgcggggtcACGGGGGACCGGCGCCAGGGCTAGGGCCCGCGCTTCCCGGCGGCACCGGCAGCATCCCGGACTCACGGACGGCTCGAGAGCCCGGCCGAAGCCCCGACCCCGCGGCACGGTCTGCGGCACCCCTCCGCGCTCCGGCCGGCGCCAGGGGCGGCACTGCCCTTCCAGGGACTGAGCCGAGCGCAAGGCCGCGTTCTCGCAGGCCTGTGCCGAAGCCCACGTCTTCCCGCCGCAGGCCCCGCCTTCCCTGGGCACCCCTCGCCTTTAGCTTTACCTGTGCCGGGCCGGCGACTG GTGAGCAAACAGACCCGGGACGTGAAAGGCCGCCCTGGGTTCCCGAGCGTGGGGTCCCCGGAGGCCGATCCGGAGATGGGCTCCGGCGTCCACGAGCCCAGCAGTGTCGTCCCTGGGAGAGCCTCCAGCAGGCCGTCAGTGTCACGAAGGCGAAACCGACCTGTGGCGGCTCAGTGGCTTGTCAGGAGTCCGCAGGGCAGCTGCAGAGCtcgg GAAATTCCTCAAGACCCGGTGGGAATCTGCTGTCGTGA